One genomic segment of Panicum virgatum strain AP13 chromosome 2N, P.virgatum_v5, whole genome shotgun sequence includes these proteins:
- the LOC120659174 gene encoding uncharacterized GPI-anchored protein At1g61900-like isoform X2: MAPTGRLLAVAALSILCLQGLVRDSGAAFAQTHLPPHRIVHAGENDGGLMPELPPSGLMPMPELSPSGSPKPFVPFLAPAPLAPFFNNSTPKLSGKCTLNFTAVDNLMTTTAVDCFTSFAPFLANVICCPQLQATLTILIGQSSKQTGSLALDPTVANYCLSDVQELLLSQGASDNLHSLCSVHLSNVTEGSCPVSTVDSFESVIDSSKLLEACQKIDPVNECCSQTCQNAINEAAQKISSKDGGLTSYSGSPKIDSCRNVVLRWLSSRLDPPSAKQMLRQISNCNVNGVCPLSFPDTSKVAKECGGTIKNSTTCCKVMLSYVAHLQKQSFITNLQALNCASFLGAKLQKMNVSTNVYSSCQITLKDFSLQVGSQESGCLLPSMPSDASFDHISGISFTCDLNDNIAAPWPSSMQAPSSSCNKCMLSTCCAEHTMMSKYVVLLWKQVQ, encoded by the exons ATGGCCCCGACTGGGCGGCTCCTCGCGGTAGCCGCCCTCTCCATCCTCT GTTTGCAGGGGCTGGTGCGCGATTCAGGCGCTGCATTTGCTCAGACCCACCTGCCGCCTCACCGGATCGTTCACGCAGGGGAAAATGACGGCGGCCTCATGCCGGAGCTCCCGCCCAGCGGCCTCATGCCCATGCCGGAGCTCTCCCCCAGCGGTTCCCCGAAGCCATTTGTTCCCTTCCTGGCGCCTGCTCCGCTCGCGCCCTTCTTCAACAACAGCACGCCAAAGCTCTCAG GGAAATGCACATTGAACTTCACCGCTGTCGATAACCTGATGACCACCACAGCTGTCGACTGCTTCACCTCGTTTGCACCTTTCTTGGCCAATGTTATTTGCTGCCCCCAGCTTCAGGCAACACTGACCATCCTCATTGGGCAGTCTAGCAAGCAGACAGGGTCTCTCGCGTTGGATCCCACCGTCGCCAACTATTGCCTGTCAGATGTCCAGGAGCTGCTGCTGAGCCAGGGTGCCAGCGATAATCTCCACAGCCTTTGCTCGGTCCACCTCTCGAATGTCACCGAGGGATCATGCCCTGTCAGCACCGTGGATTCGTTTGAGAGTGTTATTGACTCATCCAAGCTCCTTGAGGCCTGTCAGAAGATCGACCCTGTTAACGAATGCTGCAGCCAGACATGTCAGAATGCTATAAACGAGGCTGCCCAGAAAATCTCATCCAAGGATGGAGGCTTGACGAGCTACTCTGGGAGCCCCAAAATTGATAGTTGCAGGAACGTTGTTCTCAGATGGTTGTCGAGCAGGCTTGATCCACCGTCTGCAAAGCAAATGCTGAGGCAGATATCTAACTGCAATGTCAATGGAG TTTGCCCCCTAAGCTTTCCTGACACAAGTAAGGTGGCAAAAGAGTGTGGTGGAACAATCAAGAACAGCACTACATGTTGCAAGGTTATGTTAAGCTATGTAGCTCATTTGCAAAAGCAAAGCTTCATAACAAACTTGCAAGCTTTAAATTGTGCTTCGTTTCTTGGTGCAAAGTTGCAAAAGATGAACGTCAGCACGAATGTATATAGCTCTTGTCAAATAACACTAAAGGATTTTTCACTTCAAG TTGGATCTCAAG AATCTGGATGCCTCCTTCCAAGTATGCCTTCGGATGCATCCTTTGACCACATTTCTGGGATTAGTTTCACATGTGATCTAAATGATAACATTGCGGCCCCATGGCCATCGTCCATGCAAGCACCATCCTCATCATGCAATAAATGTATGCTATCTACCTGCTGTGCTGAACATA CTATGATGTCTAAATATGTGGTGTTGTTGTGGAAGCAAGTTCAGTGA
- the LOC120659174 gene encoding uncharacterized GPI-anchored protein At1g61900-like isoform X1 — MAPTGRLLAVAALSILCLQGLVRDSGAAFAQTHLPPHRIVHAGENDGGLMPELPPSGLMPMPELSPSGSPKPFVPFLAPAPLAPFFNNSTPKLSGKCTLNFTAVDNLMTTTAVDCFTSFAPFLANVICCPQLQATLTILIGQSSKQTGSLALDPTVANYCLSDVQELLLSQGASDNLHSLCSVHLSNVTEGSCPVSTVDSFESVIDSSKLLEACQKIDPVNECCSQTCQNAINEAAQKISSKDGGLTSYSGSPKIDSCRNVVLRWLSSRLDPPSAKQMLRQISNCNVNGVCPLSFPDTSKVAKECGGTIKNSTTCCKVMLSYVAHLQKQSFITNLQALNCASFLGAKLQKMNVSTNVYSSCQITLKDFSLQVGSQESGCLLPSMPSDASFDHISGISFTCDLNDNIAAPWPSSMQAPSSSCNKSVNIPERPAATSAQNGVNHKNLRLRQLVSLASLLLVLLVQG; from the exons ATGGCCCCGACTGGGCGGCTCCTCGCGGTAGCCGCCCTCTCCATCCTCT GTTTGCAGGGGCTGGTGCGCGATTCAGGCGCTGCATTTGCTCAGACCCACCTGCCGCCTCACCGGATCGTTCACGCAGGGGAAAATGACGGCGGCCTCATGCCGGAGCTCCCGCCCAGCGGCCTCATGCCCATGCCGGAGCTCTCCCCCAGCGGTTCCCCGAAGCCATTTGTTCCCTTCCTGGCGCCTGCTCCGCTCGCGCCCTTCTTCAACAACAGCACGCCAAAGCTCTCAG GGAAATGCACATTGAACTTCACCGCTGTCGATAACCTGATGACCACCACAGCTGTCGACTGCTTCACCTCGTTTGCACCTTTCTTGGCCAATGTTATTTGCTGCCCCCAGCTTCAGGCAACACTGACCATCCTCATTGGGCAGTCTAGCAAGCAGACAGGGTCTCTCGCGTTGGATCCCACCGTCGCCAACTATTGCCTGTCAGATGTCCAGGAGCTGCTGCTGAGCCAGGGTGCCAGCGATAATCTCCACAGCCTTTGCTCGGTCCACCTCTCGAATGTCACCGAGGGATCATGCCCTGTCAGCACCGTGGATTCGTTTGAGAGTGTTATTGACTCATCCAAGCTCCTTGAGGCCTGTCAGAAGATCGACCCTGTTAACGAATGCTGCAGCCAGACATGTCAGAATGCTATAAACGAGGCTGCCCAGAAAATCTCATCCAAGGATGGAGGCTTGACGAGCTACTCTGGGAGCCCCAAAATTGATAGTTGCAGGAACGTTGTTCTCAGATGGTTGTCGAGCAGGCTTGATCCACCGTCTGCAAAGCAAATGCTGAGGCAGATATCTAACTGCAATGTCAATGGAG TTTGCCCCCTAAGCTTTCCTGACACAAGTAAGGTGGCAAAAGAGTGTGGTGGAACAATCAAGAACAGCACTACATGTTGCAAGGTTATGTTAAGCTATGTAGCTCATTTGCAAAAGCAAAGCTTCATAACAAACTTGCAAGCTTTAAATTGTGCTTCGTTTCTTGGTGCAAAGTTGCAAAAGATGAACGTCAGCACGAATGTATATAGCTCTTGTCAAATAACACTAAAGGATTTTTCACTTCAAG TTGGATCTCAAG AATCTGGATGCCTCCTTCCAAGTATGCCTTCGGATGCATCCTTTGACCACATTTCTGGGATTAGTTTCACATGTGATCTAAATGATAACATTGCGGCCCCATGGCCATCGTCCATGCAAGCACCATCCTCATCATGCAATAAAT